Proteins encoded in a region of the Ptychodera flava strain L36383 chromosome 4, AS_Pfla_20210202, whole genome shotgun sequence genome:
- the LOC139132154 gene encoding uncharacterized protein: MNSIHTHVKPGSDIHMKCPDGKQVITSAPPVILLGTKKDLLQQGNSQSDSQDTDVEKEARKRLKEINEHLRKNATKAVNAHLVGMIAIDNKSRNKDSEMEKLRKCIQDYAMEYFFLGEVPVKWIRLELSMRQLRKQKIALEEAKAIGEKLEMTKKEISDALAFFHSVGEILHFTSIPELKDTIILDVVWLVNLFTILINQSLTYKEQVEYVPPKVCSLIDELHHEGRLHEELLDYLLKRHDRLQDKAVLLATMEMYDILFRMPERNVDTPCTTYRASYEEMLGEKWCRLSGWKHIMYSYLFPFSWKFPARRTFLSSGSPLLEEMA; this comes from the exons ATGAATTCAATACATACCCATGTCAAACCTGGATCTGACATTCACATGAAATGCCCAGATGGAAAACAAGTAATCACATCTGCACCTCCAGTTATCCTTTTAGGAACGAAAAAAGACCTTCTTCAGCAG GGTAATAGCCAATCTGATTCTCAGGACACAGACGTTGAAAAAGAGGCTAGGAAACGTCTAAAAGAAATCAATGAACACCTGAGGAAAAACGCTACAAAGGCAGTTAATGCTCACCTTGTTGGTATGATTGCTATTGACAACAAATCAAGGAACAAAGATTCAGAGATGGAAAAACTTCGAAAGTGTATACAAGATTACGCCATGGAGTACTTCTTCCTGGGAGAGGTACCAGTGAAGTGGATACGGCTGGAATTGTCGATGAGGCAGCTTCGAAAACAGAAGATAGCTCTGGAAGAAGCGAAGGCGATCGGAGAGAAGttggaaatgacaaaaaaagaaataagcGATGCTTTGGCATTTTTTCATAGCGTCGGAGAAATACTGCACTTCACGTCAATACCCGAGTTGAAAGACACCATAATCTTGGACGTCGTATGGTTGGTCAATCTATTCACGATTTTAATCAATCAGTCCTTGACTTATAAGGAACAAGTAGAGTATGTTCCCCCCAAAGTATGCAGCCTGATTGATGAGTTACACCATGAAGGCAGATTACACGAAGAATTACTGGATTATCTACTGAAACGTCATGATCGATTGCAAGACAAGGCAGTTCTTCTGGCAACAATGGAAATGTACGACATTCTCTTCAGGATGCCAGAAAGAAACGTCGATACACCGTGTACTACTTACCGAGCCTCCTACGAAGAGATGCTCGGGGAAAAATGGTGCCGTCTGTCCGGCTGGAAGCACATCATGTATTCCTatttatttccattttcatggaaatttccTGCCCGAAGGACTTTTTTATCGTCTGGTAGTCCGTTGCTTGAAGAAATGGCCTAA
- the LOC139130443 gene encoding uncharacterized protein, with protein sequence MVLRKHRTRIFIENEDFHVTLCKDGSDIELNALIIPGTQNRGGFKARHLSNVRSAVEKELEHLIDTYTPNLTYQVCIKCPCASHHEGDLLPGSEDTDDRCVAIREGKAKVICERSATEVIDCDLQLWYGVGKSTKDGTAADNVLNLSVANLDISQPESRCNRISSVLTVGHEWSNEKGGLAAIHRLTSSLAAKTGQKVHATVIEANEKEQQDAASQEVQLMLPIDDEGTDDKPSLVWLTKYHSYHYPSLKHMPGVNVVIGHLTTTSKAALDIQRECFPGKKVILFNHVLPEDTEVNRDNFTPTRVQEKEAILCNDVGRSNVVFSVGPRVYHHFENQFSMLTSVKHELFLPMPDEAFFQLTIKKPSTESQPQILTYGRIGNVAHLNGYDVIARGLSESADGIKKSRPTLSPLVWKITGVQEGQIQSAHDYINDHVTSGYLDWKLVPNGQWSRSNLPYRKAIFA encoded by the exons ATGGTCCTCAGAAAACACAGAACTCGCATATTCATCGAGAATGAAGATTTCCATGTAACCCTATGCAAGGATGGATCAGATATTGAGCTTAATGCACTTATCATTCCAGGCACACAGAATCGAGGAGGGTTTAAGGCACGGCATCTGAGTAATGTGAGGAGTGCAGTTGAAAAGGAATTGGAGCACCTAATTGATACCTACACCCCAAACTTGACATATCAAGTATGCATCAAGTGTCCGTGTGCAAGTCATCATGAAGGAGATTTATTACCCGGATCAGAAGATACAGATGATCGATGTGTCGCGATCAGGGAAGGGAAGGCAAAGGTTATCTGCGAGAGAAGTGCTACGGAAGTGATCGATTGTGATCTCCAACTGTGGTATGGCGTAG GAAAATCTACAAAAGATGGTACGGCTGCAGATAATGTCCTGAACCTGTCAGTTGCAAACCTTGATATAAGTCAGCCAGAATCAAGATGTAACAg GATCAGCAGTGTTCTTACTGTTGGACACGAGTGGAGCAATGAGAAAGGTGGCTTAGCGGCCATCCACCGACTTACATCTAGCCTCGCTGCAAAAACGGGTCAAAAGGTACACGCTACAGTCATTGAGGCAAACGAGAAAGAACAGCAAGATGCAGCATCACAGGAAGTTCAACTCATGCTGCCAATTGATGATGAAGGTACAGACGACAAACCAAGTCTAGTCTGGCTGACTAAATATCATTCGTACCACTATCCATCACTCAAACACATGCCAGGTGTCAACGTTGTGATAGGTCATCTAACGACAACCTCAAAGGCAGCACTTGATATACAGAGAGAATGCTTCCCGGGTAAGAAAGTGATCCTTTTCAACCATGTTTTACCGGAAGACACTGAAGTCAATAGAGACAATTTTACACCTACGAGAGTGCAGGAGAAGGAAGCTATCCTCTGTAACGATGTTGGTAGATCAAATGTTGTTTTCTCCGTTGGACCACGTGTATACCATCACTTTGAAAACCAGTTCAGCATGCTGACATCAGTGAAACATGAGCTATTCCTACCCATGCCTGACGAAGCATTCTTTCAGTTAACAATCAAGAAACCATCAACTGAAAGCCAACCTCAGATTCTTACATATGGAAGAATAGGTAATGTGGCCCATTTGAATGGATACGATGTCATCGCACGTGGCCTGAGTGAGAGTGCAGACGGTATAAAGAAATCGAGGCCAACCTTGTCTCCTTTGGTTTGGAAAATTACCGGTGTTCAAGAAGGGCAAATACAGTCTGCACATGATTACATCAACGACCATGTCACTAGTGGTTATTTGGACTGGAAATTGGTGCCGAATGGTCAATGGAGCAGATCAAATTTGCCTTACAGGAAAGCCATCTTTGCCTAG